A single Lactuca sativa cultivar Salinas chromosome 8, Lsat_Salinas_v11, whole genome shotgun sequence DNA region contains:
- the LOC111912443 gene encoding uncharacterized protein LOC111912443 — translation MSNSNREDSDIDDDFSDLYKEYTGPPRSNTNTSGPDTTITKANKRSYAGSDEEDGTRDPNAVPTDFTSREAKVWEAKSKATERNWKKRKEEEMICKICGESGHFTQGCPSTLGANRKSQDFFERVPARDPQVKALFSEKVIRQIEKDIGCKIKMEEKFMIVSGKDRLILAKGVDAVHKIKNEGDKKVTRSRSPEGRSPISSRMGRSNNPSPRNPSHYNQRFSSSSRQEKMIEDVHRLPRGSPQLAYGNDGARGRSTHSKSPYSGGGGGGGSYDDERRAGAGAGAMQRNKGWVDGTDKQSSSNGPQTLEDLHLEYQRDAMDITEIRDKEEDEENNRHRQAVREMREDYMKRFGMVRAMHAKQWEEFLQVEAQRRQQPPPPASGFGGYKQDGYPEYESSGYGGGTGNMGMDSRVRYPDIDTYPSSRSHDSYGGEFQQRQSQRHEDYGKAYNNNNNNNNRY, via the exons ATGTCCAACTCCAATAGAGAAGATTCagacattgatgatgattttaGTGATCTGtacaaggaatacactggtcCACCAAGAAGTAATACTAATACAAGTGGGCCCGACACCACAATTACAAAAGCAAACAAAAGATCTTATGCTGGCTCTGATGAAGAGGATGGAACCCGAGACCCGAATGCTGTTCCCACTGATTTCACTAGCCGGGAAGCTAAGGTCTGGGAGGCGAAATCTAAAGCTACTGAAAGGAATTGGAAGAAACgaaaagaagaagaaatgatTTGTAAAATATGTGGAGAATCTGGCCACTTTACTCAG GGTTGTCCGTCTACTCTTGGAGCGAATCGCAAGTcacaagatttctttgaaagggTTCCTGCAAGAGATCCTCAAGTGAAAGCACTGTTTAGCGAGAAGGTTATAAGGCAAATTGAGAAAGATATCGGTTGCAAAATTAAAATGGAGGAGAAATTTATGATTGTTAGTGGGAAGGATAGGCTGATATTGGCTAAAGGTGTAGATGCTGTTCACAAAATTAAAAATGAGGGGGACAAGAAAGTGACTAGGTCAAGGTCACCAGAAGGGAGAAGTCCTATTAGCTCTAGAATGGGAAGGTCTAATAATCCTAGTCCTAGAAATCCATCACATTATAACCAGAGGTTTAGCAGCAGCAGCAGGcaagagaagatgattgaagatgTGCATAGGTTACCCAGGGGGTCCCCACAACTAG CTTATGGGAATGATGGTGCCCGGGGTCGGTCAACTCATTCAAAGTCTCCttacagtggtggtggtggtggtggtggttcatATGATGATGAGCGCCGGGCAGGGGCAGGGGCAGGGGCGATGCAAAGGAACAAAGGATGGGTGGATGGTACTGACAAGCAATCTAGCAGTAACGGCCCACAGACATTGGAGGACTTACATTTGGAATATCAGAGGGATGCAATGGACATTACAGAAATTCGAGataaggaagaagatgaagaaaataaCAGACATCGTCAG gcTGTGAGGGAAATGAGAGAAGATTACATGAAGAGGTTTGGTATGGTGCGAGCAATGCATGCAAAGCAGTGGGAAGAGTTTCTTCAAGTTGAGGCTCAAAGGCGTCAGCAGCCTCCTCCTCCTGCTTCAGGATTTGGTGGTTATAAACAGGATGGTTACCCTGAATATGAGAGTTCTGGTTATGGTGGTGGAACTGGAAATATGGGAATGGATTCAAGGGTAAGGTATCCAGATATTGACACCTATCCTTCTTCGAGGTCACATGACAGTTATGGGGGAGAGTTTCAGCAACGTCAAAGTCAAAGGCACGAAGACTATGGGAAGgcatacaataataataataataataataatagatatTGA